Proteins encoded in a region of the bacterium genome:
- a CDS encoding TIGR03617 family F420-dependent LLM class oxidoreductase: MKIDAAMFGSDLSQSGRDALGFEERGFDGVMSFEGQHDPFVPLILAAQTTQRVELMTAIAIAFARNPMVTAVMASDLQLVSHGRFILGLGSQIRPHIERRFSERWPEKPATRMREYVSAVRAIWHTWETGERLSFKGEFYNHTLMTPFFNPGPNPYGLPRIFLAAFGKGMIRATAEVADGWIVHPLHSPSFIREVAMPALEAGFANGDRKREDFEISCQVITMIGSKDEEIEKARNGARAQLAFYGSTPAYKIVLEHHGWEDLQPQLNRLSKEGRWSEMGSLITDEILDTVGVSGTPCEAGEKLRLRNASFAARTSMVLYNETDPEALDDVLAGLRG, from the coding sequence GTGAAGATCGATGCGGCGATGTTCGGAAGCGATCTCTCGCAGTCGGGTCGGGACGCGCTCGGGTTCGAGGAGCGCGGTTTTGACGGTGTGATGAGTTTCGAAGGTCAGCACGATCCCTTCGTTCCTCTGATCCTCGCCGCTCAGACCACGCAACGCGTCGAGTTGATGACTGCGATTGCGATCGCATTTGCGCGCAATCCGATGGTGACGGCGGTGATGGCCAGTGATCTGCAACTCGTATCGCACGGCCGTTTCATTCTCGGTCTGGGTTCCCAGATTCGTCCCCACATCGAACGGCGCTTCAGTGAGCGCTGGCCGGAGAAGCCCGCGACGCGCATGCGCGAATACGTGAGCGCGGTGCGCGCGATCTGGCACACCTGGGAAACAGGCGAACGACTCAGTTTCAAGGGCGAGTTCTACAACCACACGTTGATGACGCCGTTCTTCAACCCCGGACCGAATCCGTACGGTTTGCCGAGGATCTTTCTAGCCGCTTTCGGCAAGGGCATGATCCGTGCGACGGCCGAGGTCGCCGATGGCTGGATCGTGCACCCGCTACATTCCCCATCGTTCATTCGTGAGGTGGCGATGCCCGCGCTGGAAGCGGGTTTCGCAAACGGCGATCGTAAACGCGAGGACTTCGAGATCTCCTGTCAGGTCATCACGATGATCGGCAGTAAGGACGAAGAGATTGAAAAGGCTCGCAACGGCGCGCGGGCGCAGCTCGCTTTCTACGGATCGACACCGGCGTACAAGATCGTGCTGGAACACCACGGCTGGGAAGATCTGCAACCGCAACTCAATCGCCTGTCCAAGGAAGGTCGCTGGTCGGAAATGGGCAGCCTGATCACCGACGAGATTCTCGACACCGTCGGAGTCAGCGGAACGCCGTGCGAGGCCGGTGAGAAATTGCGCCTGCGCAACGCGTCTTTCGCAGCGCGCACCAGTATGGTGCTCTACAACGAAACTGATCCCGAAGCTCTGGATGACGTTCTGGCGGGTCTGCGCGGCTGA
- a CDS encoding proline--tRNA ligase: MAKQPKTAISPTRAEDYPEWYQQVVKAADLAESSDVRGCMVIKPWGYAIWENIQKELDRRFKETGHENAYFPLFIPMSFLEKEAQHVEGFAKECAVVTHHRLEPGPDGGLVPAGRLEEPLIVRPTSETIIGATFARWVQSHRDLPILINQWANVVRWELRPRMFLRTAEFLWQEGHTAHATREEALAETRQMLDVYGEFAEGHMAMPVIRGEKTAAERFPGAEMTLTIEAMMQDRKALQSGTSHFLGQNFSKAQGIKFQDENGQEVFAWTTSWGVSTRLIGGLIMCHSDDDGLVLPPRLAPAHAVIMPIYRNDDERASVLPYCESLKAELQQQRFDDEPLRVRIDDRDIRGGGKNWEWVKRGVPLRVQVGPRDLEADAAFVARRDVAGKGEGIPRERFVAEASSMLEAIQAGLLDRARSERDAASQRVEDFDHFRDFFTPSNSDKPEIHGGFALSPFVESAEMEEKLKELKVTARCIPHEGGEEPGTCIFTGQPSTQRAIFAKAY; this comes from the coding sequence ATGGCCAAGCAACCCAAGACCGCGATCAGCCCGACCCGAGCCGAGGACTACCCCGAGTGGTACCAGCAAGTCGTCAAGGCGGCCGATCTGGCGGAGAGTTCCGACGTTCGCGGGTGCATGGTGATCAAACCCTGGGGCTACGCGATCTGGGAGAACATCCAGAAAGAGCTCGATCGTCGCTTCAAGGAAACGGGGCACGAGAACGCCTACTTCCCCTTGTTCATCCCCATGAGCTTTCTCGAAAAGGAAGCCCAGCACGTCGAGGGCTTCGCCAAGGAGTGTGCGGTCGTCACCCATCATCGGCTCGAACCGGGACCGGACGGGGGACTCGTACCCGCGGGCAGACTGGAAGAGCCGCTGATCGTTCGGCCGACGAGCGAGACGATCATCGGCGCGACCTTCGCGCGCTGGGTGCAGTCACATCGCGATCTGCCGATCCTGATCAATCAATGGGCCAACGTCGTGCGCTGGGAATTGCGCCCGCGCATGTTCCTGCGCACCGCCGAGTTCCTGTGGCAGGAAGGCCATACCGCGCACGCGACGCGAGAGGAAGCCCTCGCTGAGACCCGCCAGATGCTCGATGTGTACGGCGAGTTCGCGGAGGGGCACATGGCCATGCCGGTGATCCGCGGCGAAAAGACCGCCGCCGAACGCTTCCCCGGTGCGGAGATGACGCTGACCATCGAAGCCATGATGCAGGACCGCAAGGCCCTGCAATCGGGCACATCCCATTTCCTGGGCCAGAACTTCTCGAAGGCTCAAGGCATCAAGTTCCAGGACGAGAACGGCCAGGAAGTCTTCGCATGGACCACTTCATGGGGTGTCTCGACGCGCCTGATCGGCGGTCTGATCATGTGCCATAGCGATGACGACGGACTCGTACTTCCGCCCCGTCTGGCGCCCGCGCACGCCGTGATCATGCCGATCTATCGCAACGACGACGAGCGCGCTTCCGTCCTGCCGTACTGCGAGTCGCTCAAGGCGGAACTGCAGCAACAGCGTTTCGACGACGAACCCCTGCGCGTGCGCATCGACGACCGCGACATCCGCGGCGGGGGCAAGAACTGGGAATGGGTCAAGCGAGGGGTGCCCCTGCGCGTGCAGGTGGGACCGCGAGACCTCGAAGCCGATGCGGCCTTTGTCGCGCGACGCGATGTCGCCGGCAAGGGCGAAGGCATCCCGCGAGAGCGCTTCGTGGCCGAGGCCAGTTCCATGCTCGAAGCCATCCAGGCGGGCCTGCTGGATCGAGCTCGCAGCGAGCGCGACGCCGCATCGCAGCGCGTCGAGGATTTTGATCACTTCCGTGATTTCTTTACGCCCAGCAACTCCGACAAGCCCGAGATCCACGGAGGCTTCGCGCTTTCCCCCTTCGTCGAGAGCGCCGAGATGGAAGAAAAGCTCAAGGAGCTCAAAGTGACGGCGCGCTGCATCCCGCACGAGGGCGGCGAAGAGCCCGGTACCTGCATCTTCACGGGCCAGCCGAGCACACAGCGCGCGATCTTCGCGAAGGCCTACTGA
- a CDS encoding aldehyde dehydrogenase family protein: protein MALPTLSPGTRNLIDGELVEASDGARFENIDPATEEVLGSTADATRDDMLRAVSAARRAFDETGWSQDPALRARCIRQLLDALREEKEQLRAIVVREAGAPISLTPFMQIDDPIEMLSYWAEKAESYPYEQRMDDIEYLGRIQARLLRREPAGVVGAITPWNVPFYLNIAKLGPALASGCTIVLKPAPDTPWSATHLAKLICEKTDIPRGVANIVASSDHLLGEILSSDPRIDVATFTGSTATGRRVMESASATVKKTFLELGGKSANVVLEDAPFERVLPGAAMTCVHGGQGCAITTRLLLPRSRYEEGLAIVKSAFEAWNYGDPSDPKNMQGPQISRGQQERVLAYIEKGQQEGARLLTGGGVPKHLPKGFFVEPTVFADVDPDAVIAQEEIFGPVLCVIPFDDDADAVRIANRSSYGLSGAISSASVERSLDVARQIRSGTLSVNGAQWFHVDTPFGGYKQSGVGRENGLQGFEEYLETQVIAFPSKD, encoded by the coding sequence ATGGCCCTCCCCACTCTTTCTCCCGGCACCCGCAATCTGATCGACGGCGAACTCGTCGAGGCGAGTGACGGCGCTCGCTTCGAGAACATCGATCCGGCCACCGAAGAGGTCCTGGGCAGTACCGCGGACGCCACTCGCGACGATATGCTCCGCGCCGTGTCCGCTGCGCGGCGAGCTTTCGACGAGACCGGGTGGTCGCAGGATCCTGCGCTGCGAGCGCGCTGCATTCGCCAGCTCCTCGATGCGCTGCGCGAGGAAAAGGAACAGCTGCGCGCGATCGTGGTGCGCGAAGCGGGTGCGCCGATCAGTCTGACCCCCTTCATGCAGATCGACGACCCGATCGAGATGCTGAGCTACTGGGCCGAGAAAGCGGAATCGTATCCGTACGAACAGCGCATGGACGACATCGAGTATCTGGGCCGAATTCAAGCCCGCTTGCTTCGGCGCGAACCCGCCGGCGTCGTCGGTGCGATCACACCCTGGAACGTGCCGTTCTACCTGAACATCGCGAAGCTCGGTCCGGCTCTGGCCTCCGGTTGCACGATCGTGCTGAAACCGGCACCCGACACGCCCTGGTCGGCAACCCACCTCGCCAAACTCATCTGCGAGAAGACCGATATTCCCAGGGGTGTGGCGAACATCGTCGCGTCCTCCGATCACCTGCTGGGAGAGATCCTTTCCAGCGACCCGCGCATCGACGTGGCGACTTTCACCGGCTCTACCGCAACCGGTCGACGTGTGATGGAATCCGCCTCCGCGACCGTGAAGAAGACCTTCCTCGAGCTCGGCGGAAAGTCGGCGAACGTGGTGCTCGAAGATGCACCGTTTGAGCGAGTCCTGCCCGGTGCTGCCATGACCTGTGTTCACGGCGGCCAGGGCTGCGCAATCACGACGCGCTTGCTCCTGCCCCGTTCGCGCTACGAAGAGGGGCTCGCGATCGTGAAGTCCGCCTTCGAAGCCTGGAACTACGGTGACCCCTCTGACCCCAAGAACATGCAGGGTCCGCAGATCAGTCGCGGACAACAAGAACGCGTACTGGCCTACATCGAAAAGGGCCAGCAGGAAGGCGCACGCCTTTTGACCGGCGGTGGCGTACCCAAACACCTGCCGAAAGGCTTTTTCGTGGAGCCAACCGTGTTCGCAGACGTGGATCCGGATGCGGTGATCGCACAGGAGGAGATCTTCGGCCCGGTCCTGTGCGTGATTCCCTTCGATGACGACGCCGACGCCGTGCGAATTGCGAACCGCTCGAGTTACGGACTTTCGGGCGCGATCAGCAGTGCGAGCGTGGAGCGATCCCTGGACGTGGCGCGGCAGATTCGCAGTGGGACGCTCTCGGTCAACGGAGCGCAGTGGTTCCACGTCGATACGCCGTTTGGCGGCTACAAGCAGAGCGGCGTCGGACGCGAGAACGGACTCCAAGGGTTTGAGGAGTATCTCGAAACCCAGGTGATCGCGTTCCCGAGCAAAGACTGA
- a CDS encoding glycosyltransferase family 4 protein, whose product MIQAPMHSDPSSRPLRILWIASKLSWEGGIGRVLAGASEALVARGHEVHLAGRAPGGTPAAIPGVHLHPWPKTNLKIRLIPALLALQRELRADVVHFHAALAHGELIGALRLARRGLGSPRIFVTPHTAARTHYPKLRSRLGVRLADAVLTPSKWSAQHAITAGASVADAYEVYAGIDLPETTDFERRSPLVVALGRAKSVKGFDTLIEAFARAAASRPEWRLTIGGDGPELEPLRARAETSAVADRIGLPGQITGQSKLDLLASASIGVVPSHKESFGGVLLEFEAQGLACIATPVGGMAEITNEGHAATRVPPGDVDALSKALEELMDDAGLRARRGEQALEFARGLSWAAAAERYEDLYRRYLG is encoded by the coding sequence ATGATCCAAGCGCCGATGCACTCCGATCCGTCCTCCAGACCGCTTCGCATCCTCTGGATCGCCTCCAAGCTCAGCTGGGAAGGCGGCATCGGACGCGTCCTTGCGGGAGCGAGCGAGGCCCTGGTGGCCCGCGGACACGAGGTTCATCTGGCGGGGCGCGCTCCGGGAGGCACGCCCGCTGCGATCCCCGGCGTGCATCTGCACCCATGGCCGAAGACGAACCTGAAAATCCGCCTGATCCCTGCTCTGCTGGCGCTGCAACGCGAATTGCGAGCAGACGTCGTCCATTTTCACGCAGCCCTCGCCCACGGCGAATTGATAGGTGCCCTCAGGCTCGCGCGTCGCGGACTCGGCTCGCCGCGCATCTTCGTCACTCCGCACACGGCGGCGCGCACCCATTATCCCAAGCTGCGCTCGCGCCTGGGAGTGCGTCTGGCCGATGCCGTGCTCACGCCTTCGAAGTGGAGTGCGCAACACGCCATCACAGCCGGTGCAAGCGTCGCGGATGCCTACGAAGTCTACGCGGGAATCGATCTACCCGAGACGACGGACTTCGAACGCCGCTCACCCCTCGTGGTCGCCCTGGGCCGCGCCAAGAGCGTCAAGGGCTTCGACACCTTGATCGAAGCCTTCGCACGCGCCGCCGCTTCGCGGCCGGAATGGCGCTTGACGATCGGCGGCGACGGGCCGGAACTCGAACCCCTGCGCGCGCGCGCCGAGACCAGCGCGGTGGCCGATCGCATCGGGCTACCCGGTCAGATCACGGGACAGAGCAAACTCGACCTGCTCGCGAGCGCCTCGATCGGTGTCGTGCCCTCGCACAAGGAGAGCTTCGGCGGCGTGCTGCTCGAATTCGAAGCTCAGGGGCTCGCCTGCATCGCAACCCCCGTCGGCGGCATGGCCGAGATCACGAACGAGGGACACGCGGCCACACGGGTGCCTCCGGGTGATGTGGATGCGCTCAGCAAAGCGCTCGAAGAACTCATGGACGATGCGGGCCTGCGCGCGCGCCGCGGCGAGCAGGCGCTGGAGTTCGCTCGTGGCCTGAGCTGGGCCGCCGCCGCCGAGCGCTACGAAGACCTGTACCGGCGCTACCTGGGCTGA
- a CDS encoding crotonase — MSYEDVIFEVEAGIGIITLDRPETLNAFTGAMGRSLGRAYRECDANDEIRAVVLTGRGKAFCAGADVSAGADTFVAPEGVEFSAAGVDPPAWEVRKPVIAAVNGHAVGIGLTLALQCDLRFMAREGKYGVLQVRRGVMPDAYSNWTLPRIIGLSRAADLLLTGRKFQGDEAYELGVASRVMPADEVLPRALEVARELAEQTAPLSVGVTKRLLWQSSQLSAAEVGRVETELHEHLMPMDDAREGPLAFLERRTPEWTGRISRDWPENWPQDKEKK; from the coding sequence ATGAGTTACGAGGACGTCATCTTCGAGGTCGAAGCGGGAATCGGGATCATCACGCTCGACCGACCCGAGACTCTGAACGCCTTCACCGGTGCCATGGGACGCAGCCTGGGCCGAGCCTACCGAGAGTGCGATGCGAACGATGAGATCCGCGCGGTTGTCCTGACGGGCAGGGGAAAGGCGTTTTGCGCCGGTGCCGATGTCTCCGCTGGTGCCGATACCTTCGTGGCCCCCGAAGGGGTGGAGTTCAGCGCGGCCGGTGTGGACCCGCCGGCCTGGGAGGTTCGCAAACCGGTGATCGCGGCTGTGAACGGGCATGCGGTCGGAATCGGTCTGACTCTGGCATTGCAATGCGATCTGCGTTTCATGGCGCGCGAGGGCAAGTACGGCGTTTTGCAGGTTCGCCGGGGCGTGATGCCCGATGCCTACTCCAACTGGACGCTGCCGCGCATCATCGGCCTTTCGCGTGCGGCGGATCTGCTCTTGACCGGTCGGAAGTTTCAGGGCGACGAAGCCTACGAACTGGGAGTCGCCAGTCGCGTGATGCCCGCCGATGAAGTGCTTCCGCGCGCACTTGAAGTCGCGCGCGAGCTTGCGGAGCAGACTGCGCCGCTCTCGGTGGGGGTCACCAAGCGCCTGCTCTGGCAGAGTTCGCAGCTCTCAGCGGCCGAAGTCGGCCGAGTCGAGACCGAGCTACACGAACACCTGATGCCGATGGACGACGCGCGCGAAGGGCCATTGGCCTTCCTGGAACGCCGCACTCCCGAGTGGACGGGAAGGATTTCACGGGACTGGCCCGAGAACTGGCCGCAAGACAAGGAGAAGAAGTGA
- a CDS encoding SDR family oxidoreductase, giving the protein MQYEGIADKVAIVTGAGGGIGESYAKGLAAQGARVVVAEIHKANGERVAQEIRASGGDASFLEVDVGSEDSTTAMAQQTIDAYGGIDLLVNNAAIFGDMKMDSLLRVDWEYYQRFMNVNLNGALLCTRACFRSMRDRGGGAIVNQSSTASWMGVGYYGLSKLGINGLTQCLAKELGPRKIRVNAIAPGPTDTTALQNTAGAYADQLVAQLPISRLGQPEDMLQTVLFLLSDAASWITGQVLNVDGGQIMRP; this is encoded by the coding sequence ATGCAGTACGAGGGAATCGCGGACAAAGTCGCGATCGTCACGGGTGCAGGCGGTGGAATCGGCGAATCCTACGCGAAGGGCCTCGCGGCACAGGGTGCAAGAGTCGTGGTGGCAGAGATCCACAAGGCCAATGGCGAGCGCGTGGCCCAGGAGATCCGTGCAAGCGGTGGCGACGCGAGCTTCCTGGAAGTCGACGTCGGGTCCGAAGATTCGACCACGGCCATGGCGCAGCAAACGATCGACGCGTACGGCGGCATCGATCTGCTGGTCAACAACGCGGCGATCTTCGGCGATATGAAGATGGACTCCCTTTTGCGCGTGGACTGGGAGTACTACCAACGGTTCATGAACGTGAACCTGAACGGCGCCCTCCTCTGCACCCGCGCCTGCTTCCGCTCGATGCGCGACCGCGGCGGGGGTGCGATCGTCAACCAGTCGTCGACGGCCTCGTGGATGGGCGTGGGCTACTACGGCCTGTCCAAGCTGGGCATCAACGGGCTCACGCAGTGCCTGGCCAAGGAACTGGGACCGCGCAAGATCCGCGTCAATGCGATCGCACCCGGTCCGACCGACACGACCGCCCTGCAGAACACGGCCGGTGCCTACGCCGATCAGCTCGTGGCGCAGCTTCCGATCTCACGCCTCGGACAACCCGAAGACATGTTGCAGACCGTCCTGTTTCTGCTCTCCGACGCCGCCTCCTGGATCACCGGGCAGGTTCTGAACGTGGACGGCGGGCAGATCATGAGGCCATAG
- a CDS encoding NUDIX hydrolase, translating into MDHKGSAAIGKPSGAGYRCRMELAEIEIVEDLSSKSRCNEGFLRVSRLRIRNIYRDGSRSEVYPCDVVRRPGSDAVVALLYEVDEQERVQVVLRSSPRAPVYLRRHEQFVHPDPREYRAITETVAGLVEDDDVPGESGLKHRAAVEAQEEAGCAVPESDFQVVGGETFASPGTSDEKLYYCAGPVRVADAREPEGDGSVMEECASLGTRELAEAIEACRLGEIPDMKTEVGLLRLADHLGFIPQLGLFAHELPPGLRERYVRLGIDAVSDRPAAS; encoded by the coding sequence TTGGATCATAAGGGCTCAGCGGCCATCGGCAAACCGAGCGGAGCGGGCTACCGTTGCCGTATGGAGCTGGCCGAGATCGAAATCGTTGAAGACCTGTCCTCGAAGAGCCGCTGCAATGAGGGCTTCCTGCGCGTATCGCGCCTGCGGATCCGCAATATCTATCGAGACGGGTCCCGATCTGAAGTCTATCCGTGCGACGTCGTCAGACGCCCTGGAAGCGACGCGGTGGTCGCGCTGCTCTACGAGGTCGATGAACAAGAGCGCGTCCAGGTGGTCTTGCGCAGCAGTCCTCGTGCTCCGGTGTACCTGCGCCGTCACGAGCAATTCGTGCACCCGGACCCGCGGGAATACCGCGCCATCACCGAGACCGTCGCGGGCCTGGTCGAAGATGACGACGTTCCAGGCGAGTCGGGCCTGAAGCACCGAGCCGCGGTCGAGGCCCAGGAAGAAGCGGGCTGCGCGGTGCCGGAATCAGACTTTCAGGTGGTCGGCGGAGAGACCTTCGCGAGCCCAGGGACCAGCGATGAGAAGTTGTACTACTGCGCCGGTCCGGTTCGGGTCGCTGACGCGCGGGAACCCGAGGGCGACGGTAGCGTGATGGAAGAGTGCGCCTCGCTCGGAACCCGTGAACTGGCCGAAGCGATCGAGGCATGCCGGCTCGGGGAGATTCCCGATATGAAGACGGAGGTGGGCTTGCTGCGGCTCGCGGATCACCTCGGTTTCATCCCGCAACTCGGCCTGTTCGCACACGAACTTCCACCCGGGTTGCGCGAACGCTATGTCCGGCTGGGTATCGACGCAGTGTCGGATCGCCCGGCGGCATCGTGA
- a CDS encoding SDR family NAD(P)-dependent oxidoreductase — MSEPVRTAIVTGASSGIGAATAIELGRLGWRVALGGRRTERLDETAKQVESAGGSALPAHLDVTCPDSIDSFCSRVESEFGDLDVLINNAGQNRSALIAEASEDQLRSDVEVNLLGAIWMTRRVLAGMIERRLGDILFVGSDTATHPRPFQSAYGAAKAGLEVFARTLEMETEGTGVRSILLRVGPTSSEFGNQMDKERMNEMLESWKYWGVLRSLHWMPAESVARAIARAVCIPVDESYPTIIEIQPGGRSKEFQST; from the coding sequence ATGAGCGAGCCAGTCAGAACCGCGATCGTCACCGGCGCCTCTTCAGGAATCGGCGCAGCCACGGCGATCGAACTGGGAAGACTCGGCTGGCGCGTCGCGCTGGGTGGGCGCAGGACGGAACGCCTGGACGAAACGGCCAAGCAGGTGGAATCCGCGGGGGGTAGCGCATTGCCCGCGCACCTGGACGTGACCTGCCCCGATTCAATCGATTCTTTTTGCAGCCGTGTCGAGTCGGAATTCGGCGATCTCGACGTGTTGATCAACAACGCGGGCCAGAACCGCTCGGCCTTGATCGCCGAAGCCAGCGAAGATCAGTTGCGTTCCGATGTCGAGGTCAACCTCCTGGGGGCGATCTGGATGACCCGGCGCGTTCTGGCGGGAATGATCGAACGCCGACTCGGCGACATCCTGTTCGTCGGATCCGATACCGCGACCCATCCAAGACCCTTTCAGAGCGCCTACGGCGCGGCCAAGGCCGGGCTCGAAGTTTTCGCGCGCACGCTCGAGATGGAGACCGAAGGCACGGGAGTGCGCTCGATCCTGCTGCGCGTCGGCCCCACCTCCAGTGAGTTCGGCAATCAGATGGACAAGGAACGCATGAACGAGATGCTGGAATCCTGGAAGTACTGGGGCGTGCTGCGGTCCCTGCACTGGATGCCCGCCGAGAGTGTCGCGCGCGCGATCGCACGCGCGGTCTGTATACCGGTCGACGAGTCCTACCCCACGATCATCGAGATCCAACCGGGAGGGCGCAGCAAGGAATTCCAGAGCACCTGA
- a CDS encoding NAD(P)-dependent oxidoreductase, with protein MTLRAGFIGLGNQGKPIAANLVPGGFETTVFDIAEEPVREIAASGAYAAGNPKEVAERSDVIGICVPEDEHVRAVLRGETGVLAGARPGTVIAIHSTILPETALELAREASAHQVDVLDACVTGGAARAAQKQLTFLVGGDATVLERARPVLECSAQKIIHAGELGNGAKLKLCINLITYTQWAAAFESISLANAVGLPAEVLEEAGLSNGQITPLMSAFLGLHRAPKEVREGEGMQAMLRGYTKVAEKDLAWALKLARSAELSLPVGALISQLIGRIYGVKDRDES; from the coding sequence ATGACGCTTCGCGCCGGCTTCATCGGCCTGGGGAATCAGGGCAAACCGATCGCCGCAAATCTGGTTCCCGGTGGTTTCGAAACCACGGTTTTCGATATCGCTGAAGAACCTGTGCGAGAGATCGCAGCCAGCGGCGCGTACGCGGCGGGCAATCCCAAAGAGGTCGCCGAGCGATCCGACGTGATCGGTATCTGCGTGCCCGAAGATGAGCATGTGCGTGCGGTCCTGCGCGGTGAGACCGGGGTCCTCGCCGGTGCCCGCCCGGGTACGGTGATCGCGATTCACTCGACGATCCTGCCCGAAACCGCCCTCGAACTGGCCCGCGAGGCTTCGGCCCACCAGGTCGATGTTCTGGATGCCTGTGTCACCGGGGGCGCGGCCCGCGCGGCGCAGAAGCAGTTGACCTTCCTGGTGGGCGGAGACGCGACCGTACTGGAACGCGCCCGCCCGGTGCTCGAGTGCAGCGCCCAGAAGATCATCCACGCGGGTGAACTCGGAAACGGTGCAAAGCTCAAGCTTTGCATCAACTTGATCACCTACACACAATGGGCCGCGGCCTTCGAATCCATCTCGCTGGCCAATGCGGTCGGGCTTCCGGCCGAGGTCCTGGAAGAAGCCGGACTCTCCAACGGTCAGATCACACCCCTGATGAGCGCCTTCCTGGGACTGCACAGGGCGCCGAAGGAAGTCCGCGAAGGTGAGGGCATGCAGGCCATGTTGCGCGGATACACGAAGGTGGCGGAGAAGGATCTGGCCTGGGCGTTGAAGCTGGCGCGCTCGGCCGAGCTTTCCCTGCCGGTCGGCGCTCTGATCTCGCAGCTGATCGGCCGCATCTACGGAGTGAAAGATCGGGACGAAAGCTAG